The following are encoded together in the Desulfococcus multivorans genome:
- a CDS encoding zinc ribbon domain-containing protein, which produces MFFLIGGITPRIKVLDEKPVICPVCGLAQAYHKRVDYWLNLFFIPVVRIRKGEPFLMCERCERQIHEMGEEYLAAVDRMNARCRYCGRALHPEFRYCPHCGKAVSTPSGASTPES; this is translated from the coding sequence ATGTTTTTTCTGATTGGCGGCATCACGCCAAGGATCAAGGTCCTGGACGAAAAGCCCGTGATATGTCCGGTGTGCGGTCTGGCCCAGGCCTATCACAAGCGGGTGGACTATTGGTTGAATCTTTTTTTCATTCCTGTCGTCCGAATCCGGAAGGGGGAACCGTTTTTGATGTGCGAGCGATGTGAACGGCAGATCCATGAGATGGGGGAAGAATATCTGGCCGCTGTCGATCGGATGAACGCCCGGTGCCGGTATTGCGGCAGAGCTCTCCATCCCGAATTCCGCTACTGTCCTCATTGCGGAAAAGCCGTGTCGACGCCTTCCGGCGCTTCGACCCCTGAATCCTGA
- a CDS encoding response regulator — protein MGDKKRIIIIDDHPLFREGLKTILGRSDRYDVVGEAGNADLGLKTVKEIKPDLAIVDISLPDRNGIELARDILKCSPDTRVLMVSMYSKIDYIVRSFQAGAAGYLAKESAADMLIKGIEHVLNGDYFMDAKVSEKVVKKLAELPEKKIAVSTDGYESLTPREQEVMTLLGEGYSATQVAEKLFISPKTAENHRANIMRKLGLHSTIELIRYAAKIGIIDVDLWKE, from the coding sequence GTGGGCGACAAGAAACGGATCATCATCATCGATGATCATCCCCTGTTCCGGGAAGGATTGAAAACCATTCTGGGGAGAAGCGACCGCTACGACGTGGTTGGGGAAGCGGGGAACGCCGATCTGGGGCTGAAAACCGTCAAAGAGATCAAACCCGACCTGGCCATCGTGGACATTTCCCTTCCCGACCGGAACGGGATCGAGCTTGCCCGGGACATTCTGAAGTGCTCGCCCGATACACGCGTACTGATGGTCAGCATGTATTCAAAGATCGATTATATCGTTCGCTCCTTCCAGGCCGGCGCCGCCGGATATCTGGCCAAGGAGTCGGCCGCGGATATGCTGATCAAGGGGATTGAGCACGTTCTCAACGGCGACTATTTCATGGACGCGAAGGTTTCTGAAAAAGTGGTCAAGAAGCTCGCCGAACTGCCTGAAAAGAAGATAGCCGTCAGTACGGACGGCTATGAGTCCCTGACGCCCCGCGAGCAGGAGGTGATGACCCTCCTGGGGGAGGGGTATTCCGCCACGCAGGTGGCTGAAAAACTTTTCATCAGCCCCAAGACGGCCGAGAACCATCGGGCCAACATCATGCGAAAGCTGGGCCTGCACAGTACGATCGAGCTGATACGGTATGCCGCCAAGATCGGGATCATCGACGTAGATCTCTGGAAGGAATAG
- the miaA gene encoding tRNA (adenosine(37)-N6)-dimethylallyltransferase MiaA, with product MNSHRKKPDIVVICGPTGIGKTATAIALARIFHGEIISADSMQIYRHMDIGTAKPTPEERTAAPHHLIDIADPDEPFDAARYAREARAVIAAVVARNALPIVTGGTGLYIKSLTQGIFRAKPVDPALRERLKQEVDRMGAPALHRRLQERDPITAGRIHPNDAFRIIRAIEIFETTGKPLSDHHSTHRFGEAPFRTLKIGLEMERSALYERIDRRVDIMLAMGLAAEVRGLLELGYPSQLKSMKSIGYRHMADFIEGRTTWAEAVRTLKRDTRRYAKRQYTWFRADPEVWWVPPHDLETMRNRILEFLTERGRPRTQDQA from the coding sequence ATGAATTCGCATCGGAAAAAACCGGATATCGTCGTCATCTGCGGCCCGACCGGCATCGGCAAGACCGCGACGGCGATAGCGCTGGCCCGGATCTTCCACGGCGAAATCATCAGCGCCGATTCCATGCAGATCTACCGGCACATGGATATCGGTACGGCGAAACCGACGCCTGAAGAACGAACCGCCGCGCCGCACCACTTGATCGATATCGCGGATCCGGACGAACCGTTCGATGCCGCCCGCTATGCGCGAGAGGCCCGAGCCGTCATCGCGGCGGTGGTCGCCCGGAACGCCCTGCCCATCGTCACCGGCGGCACGGGCCTCTACATCAAATCCCTGACCCAGGGCATCTTCCGCGCCAAACCCGTCGACCCGGCACTCCGCGAACGGCTCAAACAGGAGGTGGACCGGATGGGCGCCCCGGCGCTTCACCGTCGGCTTCAGGAGCGTGACCCCATAACCGCCGGACGGATCCACCCCAACGACGCCTTCAGGATCATTCGGGCCATCGAGATCTTTGAAACGACGGGGAAACCCCTCTCCGACCATCATTCGACGCATCGATTCGGCGAGGCCCCCTTCCGGACCCTCAAAATCGGATTGGAGATGGAACGGTCGGCGCTTTACGAGCGCATCGACCGGCGCGTGGACATTATGCTCGCTATGGGCCTGGCGGCAGAAGTCCGTGGGCTTCTCGAACTGGGATACCCTTCGCAGCTCAAATCCATGAAATCCATCGGATACCGTCACATGGCCGATTTCATCGAAGGACGGACAACCTGGGCCGAAGCCGTGAGAACCCTCAAGCGGGACACCCGAAGGTATGCCAAGCGACAATACACCTGGTTCAGGGCCGACCCCGAAGTGTGGTGGGTGCCGCCCCATGATCTGGAAACGATGCGGAACCGGATCCTCGAATTTTTGACTGAAAGGGGCCGACCCCGGACTCAGGACCAGGCGTGA
- a CDS encoding tRNA (cytidine(34)-2'-O)-methyltransferase — translation MDQSPKAPASPSVERHVVLVAPEVHWNTGNIGRTCLGAGAFLHLVKPLGFSLAEREVKRAGLDYWPRVRLSVWECFEEFLAAAAPSSAEMALFAKKGSRPFWHMTPPQRFFLVFGAETRGLSPDILARYPANTYHIPITREVRCLNLSTSVGIALYESLRTASPFHAWS, via the coding sequence ATGGATCAATCTCCGAAAGCACCCGCTTCGCCGTCAGTGGAACGTCATGTGGTCCTGGTAGCGCCGGAGGTCCATTGGAACACCGGAAATATCGGAAGGACCTGTCTGGGGGCCGGGGCGTTCCTCCACCTGGTCAAACCCCTCGGATTCTCCCTGGCGGAGCGGGAGGTGAAGCGGGCGGGTCTCGATTACTGGCCCAGGGTTCGGTTGTCGGTCTGGGAGTGTTTTGAAGAGTTCCTGGCGGCCGCCGCACCGTCTTCCGCGGAAATGGCGCTCTTCGCCAAAAAGGGATCGCGGCCTTTCTGGCACATGACGCCGCCGCAACGGTTCTTTCTGGTTTTCGGCGCCGAGACCCGGGGCCTGTCACCGGACATCCTCGCCCGCTATCCCGCCAACACGTATCACATCCCCATCACCCGAGAGGTGAGGTGCCTCAATCTTTCCACCAGTGTGGGCATCGCCCTTTACGAAAGCCTGCGGACCGCTTCCCCCTTTCACGCCTGGTCCTGA
- a CDS encoding amidohydrolase family protein has protein sequence MIIDFHVHIFSEKIRQNRSAFFPSEPAFKLLYDSPKSRLVSAEDTLRMMDEEGVDRSVIFGFPWQDADTFRRENDYIIETVLKYPDRFIGLACFDALNPKAADETERCLGAGLHGVGELAFYTSGIDETCISALEPVMALCRDHDRLILIHTNEPVGHQYPGKSPNTLAQIYRMIQTFPENKIVLAHWGGGIFFYNLLKREVKETLGNVWFDTAASPFLYDIDIYPMAGQMAGQEKILFGTDYPLLKPGRYFSDMDKTDLSSEDRADICGENARKLLGL, from the coding sequence ATGATCATTGATTTTCATGTACACATCTTTTCCGAAAAAATCCGACAGAATCGATCCGCCTTTTTTCCATCGGAACCGGCGTTCAAACTCCTCTACGATTCTCCCAAATCCCGGCTGGTGAGCGCAGAGGACACCCTGCGGATGATGGACGAGGAAGGCGTCGACCGCTCGGTAATCTTCGGCTTCCCCTGGCAGGATGCAGACACCTTCAGAAGAGAGAACGACTACATCATCGAGACGGTCCTGAAATACCCGGACCGGTTCATCGGCCTCGCCTGTTTCGATGCGCTGAACCCGAAGGCGGCCGATGAGACCGAGCGATGCCTTGGCGCCGGGCTGCACGGCGTCGGAGAACTGGCGTTTTACACCTCGGGAATCGACGAGACGTGCATCAGCGCGCTGGAGCCCGTCATGGCCCTCTGCCGCGACCACGACCGCCTGATTCTCATTCACACCAACGAGCCCGTCGGTCACCAATACCCCGGTAAAAGTCCCAACACCCTCGCCCAAATCTATCGGATGATCCAGACCTTTCCCGAAAACAAAATCGTTCTGGCCCACTGGGGCGGCGGCATCTTCTTCTACAACCTCCTGAAACGCGAGGTCAAGGAGACCCTCGGGAACGTCTGGTTCGACACGGCGGCCTCCCCCTTTCTCTATGACATCGACATCTATCCCATGGCGGGTCAGATGGCCGGCCAGGAAAAGATCCTTTTCGGCACCGACTATCCGCTTCTCAAGCCCGGCCGCTATTTCAGCGACATGGATAAAACGGACCTTTCCAGCGAGGATCGGGCCGACATCTGCGGAGAGAATGCCCGAAAACTCCTGGGATTGTAA
- a CDS encoding YkgJ family cysteine cluster protein: MGVEEKLAVLDHIYRVYEGFIAEYETACRKGCARCCTRNVTLTTLEAYALSVRLVDEGRADFFEKLRGAIDLPRFIPRVTTNALAEICIRGEDPPEEASDPDWGACPFLEEGECPVYAVRPYGCRCMVSALRCDDTGFAEMDPFIVTVNNVVLQYLEHVDRDGYSGNLTDLLLFFASADNRRRYRAGSLGPPPEGLIRNRPIRALMVPPRHRQKMLSFIESLQKVPSNLP, translated from the coding sequence ATGGGCGTTGAAGAAAAACTGGCGGTGCTCGATCACATCTATCGGGTGTACGAGGGGTTTATCGCCGAATATGAGACCGCATGCCGAAAGGGATGCGCCCGATGTTGCACGCGAAACGTCACCCTGACCACCCTTGAAGCCTATGCCCTGTCGGTCCGTCTTGTTGACGAGGGAAGAGCCGACTTTTTTGAGAAACTTCGGGGGGCGATCGACCTGCCCCGGTTTATCCCCCGGGTGACGACCAACGCTCTGGCGGAAATCTGCATCCGGGGGGAGGATCCCCCGGAAGAAGCGAGCGATCCGGATTGGGGTGCCTGTCCGTTTCTGGAAGAGGGGGAGTGTCCGGTCTACGCCGTGCGCCCCTATGGATGCCGGTGTATGGTTTCGGCACTTCGGTGTGATGATACCGGCTTCGCGGAGATGGATCCGTTCATTGTGACGGTCAACAATGTGGTCCTGCAGTACCTCGAGCATGTGGATCGGGACGGCTATTCCGGCAACCTGACCGATCTTCTCCTTTTTTTCGCATCGGCGGATAACCGTCGACGATATCGGGCGGGCAGCCTTGGCCCCCCGCCCGAAGGCCTCATCCGAAACCGGCCGATCCGCGCGCTCATGGTCCCGCCCCGACACCGACAGAAGATGCTTTCCTTCATCGAAAGCCTTCAAAAGGTGCCATCCAACCTCCCCTGA
- a CDS encoding pyruvate kinase alpha/beta domain-containing protein has protein sequence MWFDRPGRENTDRTLELAYERGKALGIEEMVVASTKGETGFKALEIFKGFKVVVVTYHCGFKEPFKSIMPADVKKSLIQKGAVVVAATHALSGVERAVANKHSGIYPALLIADTLRLFGQGVKVAVEVSIMAADAGALSGGDIVAVGGTGKGADAAVVLKPANQSDMFDIRIREVICKPRDF, from the coding sequence ATGTGGTTTGACAGACCCGGCAGGGAAAACACGGACAGAACCTTGGAACTGGCATACGAGCGGGGCAAAGCCCTGGGGATCGAGGAGATGGTGGTGGCTTCCACGAAAGGGGAGACCGGATTCAAGGCACTCGAGATCTTCAAGGGGTTCAAGGTAGTGGTGGTGACGTATCACTGCGGGTTCAAAGAGCCGTTCAAGAGTATCATGCCCGCCGATGTGAAGAAATCGCTGATCCAAAAGGGCGCTGTGGTGGTGGCGGCCACTCATGCGCTTTCCGGGGTGGAACGGGCCGTCGCCAACAAACACTCGGGCATTTATCCCGCACTTCTGATTGCCGACACCTTGAGGCTCTTTGGCCAGGGGGTCAAGGTGGCGGTGGAGGTTTCGATCATGGCGGCGGATGCCGGCGCCCTGTCCGGCGGGGACATCGTCGCCGTCGGCGGCACCGGCAAGGGGGCCGACGCGGCGGTGGTTCTGAAGCCGGCCAATCAATCGGATATGTTCGACATTCGTATTCGGGAAGTGATCTGCAAGCCTCGGGATTTCTGA
- a CDS encoding thiamine-binding protein, giving the protein MSVLMELAIFPTDKGGSVGAAVGRVVEMIRDSGVVYQVTAMGTLVETPTLAEALDIVQRAHDVLAGDASRIYATVKLDIRKGDTGRIYGKARSVTDRIGSVNT; this is encoded by the coding sequence ATGTCGGTTCTGATGGAGTTGGCCATTTTTCCGACGGACAAGGGCGGGAGTGTCGGCGCGGCGGTCGGCCGGGTCGTCGAAATGATCCGGGACAGCGGCGTCGTTTATCAGGTGACGGCCATGGGAACCCTTGTCGAGACCCCGACCCTGGCGGAGGCCCTGGACATCGTCCAGCGTGCCCATGATGTTCTGGCGGGCGATGCATCCCGTATTTACGCCACCGTCAAACTCGATATCCGCAAGGGGGATACCGGACGCATTTACGGCAAGGCCCGATCCGTCACGGACAGGATCGGCAGCGTCAATACGTGA
- the bamA gene encoding outer membrane protein assembly factor BamA, translating into MIPRMLLIGVALLLILDSASAPAADPNGSGRLSAGEGPIVSGIDIEIEEGRGDTARWESMARGMILVKAGEPFSEAALQKSLAALDASGMFAAVHVPDPDWTADEIVLTFRLTPFFRIRAIRVAGAFPVFDREVRNALTFHSGGSYDAERIPAEEASVVDLFKSQGYIAPVVRITAEPSGTAGIVDLRVRIDKGRYFRLESFAVDGNRAFSDFRLKLRTDAWKKSLLFGGVTRFVRKDLDEDVRELVKFYRAKGYADAAVDARVARDVETAAVDVWLAVEEGPRYDVSFEGNDAYWAWWTLRRDLALSTGNRNDAGLKKSLRNIRNRYRSDGYLDSRVTTAESLSGEASEKRRDIRILIDEGPRSVVEHIDIEGNTTFDDDRILKQMLTRTPGLLADGEYDPRRLKDDIGAVKALYLREGFLKTTVAWKMDWQAGTETADGDDSGDGKRYGRLAITIDEGVQTRVSSLSITGVSVVSLETLETVLLLKPGEPYREYLLKTDEDTITGIVAEKGYPYVQVKGSAALSSDGTGAHVRYTVSEGGYVGVGRIHFTGNFRTVEEILRNELEIRPDGPFSARKILESRRNIQNMGAVDSVRFRFPGLQERAETVDLIVEVEEEPPYWMEFSLGYDTERHFFAAARGGDRNFLGRNQDLRGGMEISQIGYRLEAAFTEPRFRQSRISATSTVFGEKREAFNQDFGTRNFGVSQVFSRRLLDGALDLGLAFSLERREQYMRGGSPIPEGDEELYRTRTVLVGTPSAVYNTTDSFVRPTRGVFASFHVDLSRGLQESLDDFLKYRFETRYYKTPVDRLTFAIRGMYGYIYPYGSDSVVPDDQLFYLGGTATVRGFDENLLRIDADGRAVGGRESLLGNLEVRYDLGMNLEMAAFYDVGRIGRAGGSGGSDDLRSSAGLGLRYITPIGAVGILYGWKLDPMAGEDAGRLHFSIGYTF; encoded by the coding sequence TTGATACCCAGAATGCTGTTGATTGGCGTTGCGCTGCTCTTGATCCTGGACTCGGCTTCCGCACCTGCGGCGGACCCGAACGGCAGCGGCCGTCTTTCGGCCGGAGAGGGACCCATCGTTTCAGGGATCGATATCGAGATCGAGGAGGGCCGGGGGGATACGGCCCGGTGGGAATCCATGGCCAGGGGCATGATCCTGGTGAAGGCGGGGGAGCCGTTTTCAGAGGCCGCGCTTCAGAAGAGCCTTGCGGCGCTGGATGCCTCCGGGATGTTCGCGGCTGTTCACGTTCCAGACCCCGATTGGACGGCGGACGAGATCGTGCTGACCTTCCGGTTGACGCCCTTTTTCAGGATCCGGGCGATCCGGGTGGCGGGGGCGTTTCCCGTCTTCGATCGGGAGGTGCGGAATGCCCTCACCTTCCATTCCGGCGGCAGTTATGACGCTGAAAGGATTCCGGCCGAGGAGGCGTCGGTGGTCGATCTCTTCAAAAGCCAGGGCTACATCGCGCCGGTGGTGCGCATCACGGCGGAACCGAGCGGAACGGCGGGGATCGTGGACCTCCGGGTAAGGATCGATAAGGGCCGGTACTTCCGGCTCGAAAGCTTTGCCGTCGACGGCAACCGCGCTTTTTCCGACTTTCGGCTCAAATTGAGGACGGACGCATGGAAAAAATCGCTCCTTTTCGGGGGCGTCACCCGATTCGTTCGGAAGGATCTCGATGAAGACGTGCGGGAGCTTGTGAAATTCTATCGTGCCAAAGGCTATGCCGACGCGGCGGTGGACGCCCGTGTGGCCAGAGACGTCGAGACGGCGGCAGTTGACGTATGGCTGGCGGTGGAGGAAGGGCCGCGATATGACGTTTCGTTCGAGGGGAACGATGCCTACTGGGCCTGGTGGACCCTGCGCCGGGATCTCGCCCTTTCAACCGGAAACCGAAACGATGCGGGCCTCAAAAAAAGCCTGCGGAACATCCGCAATCGCTACCGAAGCGACGGATATCTCGACAGCCGCGTGACGACGGCCGAATCGCTTTCCGGGGAGGCCTCCGAAAAGCGGCGGGACATCCGCATCCTGATCGACGAAGGCCCCCGGTCCGTTGTCGAGCATATCGACATCGAAGGGAACACCACCTTTGACGACGACAGGATACTGAAACAGATGCTGACGCGGACCCCGGGCCTCCTTGCAGACGGCGAATACGATCCGCGGCGGCTCAAAGACGATATCGGCGCCGTCAAGGCCCTCTACCTCCGGGAGGGATTCCTGAAGACGACCGTGGCGTGGAAGATGGATTGGCAGGCCGGGACGGAAACCGCCGACGGCGACGACAGCGGGGACGGTAAACGCTACGGCCGTCTGGCCATCACCATCGACGAGGGGGTTCAAACCCGCGTATCTTCCCTGTCGATCACCGGTGTGTCCGTGGTCTCCCTGGAGACCCTCGAGACGGTCCTTCTCCTGAAGCCCGGCGAACCCTACCGGGAGTACCTGCTCAAAACCGATGAAGACACCATCACGGGCATTGTCGCGGAAAAGGGGTATCCATACGTTCAGGTCAAGGGTTCGGCCGCGCTTTCTTCCGACGGCACCGGCGCCCACGTCCGCTATACGGTTTCGGAGGGCGGATACGTGGGAGTGGGGCGGATCCATTTTACGGGGAATTTCCGGACGGTGGAAGAGATTCTCCGGAATGAACTGGAGATCCGGCCCGACGGGCCTTTTTCCGCCCGGAAGATCCTGGAAAGCCGTCGGAACATCCAGAACATGGGGGCCGTCGACTCGGTTCGTTTCAGGTTTCCCGGGTTGCAGGAGCGGGCGGAGACGGTCGATCTGATCGTAGAGGTGGAGGAGGAACCGCCTTACTGGATGGAATTCAGTCTGGGGTACGACACGGAACGACACTTTTTTGCCGCAGCCAGGGGCGGAGACCGCAATTTCCTGGGACGGAACCAGGACCTGAGGGGCGGCATGGAGATCAGTCAGATCGGCTATCGCCTGGAGGCCGCCTTTACGGAGCCCCGTTTCCGGCAGAGTCGGATTTCCGCCACAAGCACCGTGTTCGGCGAAAAACGGGAGGCGTTCAACCAGGATTTCGGAACCCGCAACTTCGGCGTTTCCCAGGTGTTCAGCCGTCGGCTGCTGGACGGGGCGCTGGATCTCGGACTGGCTTTCAGCCTGGAACGGCGGGAACAGTATATGCGCGGCGGCAGCCCGATTCCGGAGGGCGACGAGGAACTCTACAGGACGCGAACCGTCCTGGTCGGGACACCCTCGGCCGTCTACAATACGACCGATTCCTTTGTACGACCCACCCGGGGGGTATTCGCCTCTTTCCACGTCGATCTGTCCAGAGGGCTCCAGGAATCCCTGGACGATTTTCTGAAGTATCGATTTGAAACCCGTTATTACAAGACGCCGGTGGATCGCCTGACCTTTGCGATTCGCGGCATGTATGGCTATATTTACCCCTATGGATCCGACAGCGTCGTCCCGGACGACCAGTTGTTCTATCTGGGGGGGACCGCCACCGTGAGGGGGTTTGACGAAAACCTTCTGCGGATCGATGCCGACGGCAGGGCCGTGGGCGGTCGGGAATCCCTTCTGGGAAACCTCGAGGTCCGCTATGACCTGGGGATGAACCTCGAAATGGCGGCCTTCTATGATGTGGGCCGGATTGGTCGCGCCGGCGGCTCGGGCGGCTCGGACGATCTGCGGTCTTCCGCGGGCCTCGGTCTCCGATACATCACCCCCATCGGCGCCGTCGGTATCCTGTACGGCTGGAAACTGGACCCGATGGCGGGAGAGGATGCGGGGCGTCTTCACTTTTCCATCGGCTACACCTTTTGA